The following DNA comes from Eubalaena glacialis isolate mEubGla1 chromosome 1, mEubGla1.1.hap2.+ XY, whole genome shotgun sequence.
acaagtggggatttgtaagcagcttttggcaggaaaaAGCACTttgcaggaaagagctctctgcCGGAGGCCCCTTTTATCTTGTCACTAACCTTAAACCAGGTgcccccatgctctactcatctctgaCCCTAGCacactttcaaatcttttgatcataTAATACCTTGCCTAATctgttggttctttccatagatcaaagaagtagaaatgaagaataagtaattaacagatgacccgatctcttccctagcttccccttcagtaatcttgcGAAcgaactgtgtgaacaagacagTATTGAAAGAAAGATCACAAGAAGTCAACAAGCCTGCATGACAAGCCTGCATGCAGTGGGGGATGGCGATGCCTCTGACCTCCTATCTCaaggattaactgagattacttacCTTTTCCCTTTAAGAACTtctcatggctgagcagaatcttgggAGGTGGTTTTTGgggagtccaccatctccccagcattctgattaaaagcaactttcctttctaccaacatttgTCTCTCTTGAGTATTGATTTCTGAGCAGCAAGCATCCAGACCTGATTTGGTAACACTGGGACGGCAGCATGAGGTGTGCGGAGGGTGGgggtcttttctttttattgccttgtTGCACAGGCTAAACATCTGGGACAATGTTGACTACAAGTGGTGATtagacatctttgccttgttcccagTCTTAGGAGGAAACCGCTCTTTATTTCACCATAAAATATGATGTCAGATATATGTTCTTCCATAAATGCCCTTTATTAGATTAAGGATGATTCCTTTAATTCCTAATTAATTGAGAGTTTTAAATCATGAATGTGTTGAATttcttcaaatgctttttctacattataaagatatggtttttcttttttagtatgttAATATGATGAAATACATTGATTTTGAATGCTACGGCAACCTTGCATTTctaggataaatcctacttgggcACGATGCATTACCATCTTTTATAGATTAGAAGTTTcaatttgctattttttaaaagaatttttgtatctatgttcataaaGTTATTGatctatgattttcttttcttgtgatgtctttgtctggctttggtatgtGGGTAATGTTGACTCGTAAAATAAGTTGGAAAATGTTTATTCCTAGAAGAATTGGTGTACAGTTGTTACTATGTCTTccataaatgtttggtagaattcacttgtgcCATCTGGCCTGTACTTTTTTTTGTGGGAAGGTTGTCAGCTACAAATCGTTTAATAGGGCTATtcaggttttctctttcttcttgagtgaCCTTGGGTAGTTTGTACCTTTCAAGGACTTTTTCTATTTCAACTAAGTTGCTGAATTTATTGggataattattaataaaattccgtgctgctttagctgcatcccacaaatttttatatattcattcagttcaaaatattttcagattttcactGTTACCTCCTCTTTACCCCATGGCACATTTAGGAGCcattaatttccaaatgtttggtGACTCTTCAGATATCTTTCTGTTagcaatttctaatttaattctgttcTGGTGCTAGATATACGTTGTAtgatttccattcttttaaatCGTTTGAAACTTGTTTTATAGCCCGTattatgtgcacttgaaaagaatgtgtattatgcTGTTGTTggagtattctataaatgttgaGTTAGTTGATACTCATTTTCTGTCCACTTGTGCTATCAATTACCTGAGAGTGTTGAAATATCTAACTATAATTGATAAATTGTCTACAgctatttcatgtttttatttcatgaattttGAAGCCCTGTTATAAATGCGTTGGAGCTAGAAGATAACTGCTTTGCTGTTGGATTCACAAAAGTCAAAATACAGGTCTGTCTCTAGGGGCCATTCAATTTCTACAGAGAAGAAATTTCCCATCTCTTGCTGGAGGGTAAGTCCCTGGTTGACAATGCACAGGGGTTGCAGAGGAGGGCAAGTGTGTATGGAGTGAGGGGAATGTCCCGTATACGACTGGCCACTAATTTCACTGCTTTCCCTTCATGTCTCACTCCTGTCCTCCACAGTATTAAGCATTTCTGAGTCTGGAGCCAAGCTGGTTCCTTTTTGTCCTTAATGCAAGTAGTATAAATGGTGTCTGCTTCTGCTCTGATACAATAGCTGTCCTCCTtccatatttcaaatttttattgagacCTCCGATTTACTGGTGGTTTTTCATTTGTTCTCTTTATTGCTGTGgtattataaatgtaaaaacttTCAAGGATTTTAATGCTGTCCAGAGAGATGTTTAACAAAAGCACACTTTCTAGTCCTTTCCCCTTAAGCATTTTGCTTAGCTGACCAAACCCTGAATGATTTTTGTAGCCCCTGCCGATCAGTTGCCACACACTCCCTATGTCTTAGCTTTTCCCAGCTCTACCTCTTGAACCTACTTGTTGGTATCACCTGCTCTCAGGTACCAACCCAATGTCAGTTTTACTCTCGCAACTACTTCGGGCATGTTGCTTTGGACTTTCCCTGGTCCTCATTACCTACGGTTCAGCCTTGCCCTTCATGCTCAGTTATGTGCCTTTCTCTTCAATGAAAGTACAATAAGAAAGGTCATGGAGCTGCAAAAGTGAACGTCCATATTTCTTTTTATCCCCTAACTCTGGCTATCAGGGTGGGGGATGAGAAAGGAAGAATTTAAAAGGTTATAATTTAGAAGTGTGACTACAAGTAGTGATCACATATTCACCAGTATTTTGACCTTAAGATCTTAAATGATCCACACAGAAAGTAAATAGCACCTACCGAATAGGTAAGAATTTTAAGAATTGTAAAATCTTAAGTACTCAACAAGTAATCTGTAACCTAGATTCTTTGCTAAGTTAGTGTTAGAATTATCAATTGAATACAATTATTGAATTTCCAAAGCTCTTTGTTCAAGTACTGGTAAAGGATCAATCCTAGGGCAATGCTTGAATTctgaaaaggaaccattttgcaacattatctttttttttttcattttcacatctCTGAACCTGGGGTGTGtcttaaaaattaacaaagtgttttctctttctcaatcCATTGGCATCTTTAAGATCTGATGAAATGTGACACGTCCCCTGTTGTTCTTCCTGCATTTTCATGCAAAAGTCTCTTTTTCTAactaattttttcccccagacttTCTTACTACAATCAGTGAAATGCTTCCCAAGGACTCTGATCACATTTCAGTTGTATTAAGGAAGGTAATGCTTAAAAGAGAACAGTAAAAGCTAACCATAATTAAAAACATTGATAAGGTATGTATAAAAGGAGACTTGGAAAAACAGGCTAATTTATACGCATTTGAGACTTGGACTTCAAATCTACCCTCTGGTCTCAGTGCACATGGATTCTTGTGATCTTATTTGACTCCAAGTCCCAGATAGATTATATACATCAGCCAATTAGAAGACATATATGATAAGCGAGTCAAATCCAGAACAGATGCTCAGATATAATCTTATGAGGGCAGGAGAAACTGGGAGGCATTCATCATTCTAGAGGTCACTGAAGCAGAATCACATCACTTGTGATGCCATCTTACGGTATCCAAACGAGTGTATTACGCAATGCCGAAAGGCAGATGCTGGGTCACCACCCTAACCATTCCATGTGGGCTGCTCTGAGTTGGAGTCAAATATTCTGGGACTATCTCTTGAAGGAAGCCAAGTCTCAATCTGGGGCCCTCCTCCATTCCTTCTTTGAGATTAACTACGTTTCCCCTAAGTTAACATGTCACTTCCCTGTTATCTATGTCCAGTTAACTGCTTCAGGTTACCTTTGATCAGGATATACCAGTTACAACCCCACCTTCTCAAGGTAATAAATATTGCATCCATATCCTCCCCCCACCATTTTTCATGTATGGATATTAGTCATTGGTGGATAACTGAAATATAGGTGACTGGGCAGCCTCCTGAGCACTGCTTGGGGAATCATCAGTCATTGTTTAGAAAATCAGGGCTGCGATTAGGAGTTCATTGTATAGTAACTTCCACTCTAGTTATGTATTTCCAATCACGTTTCTCTCAACTGTTGCACAAGCTTCTTGTTTTAACTTCTTGTTTTAGCTTAACCCTTTGAGGTGTCCTAGCTCCACATCCCAAGTGAATTATATGTGCATATTTTAAGCCTGGTCATCCCAAACATACTCTCCAAGCCTTCCCGGagttccaaagagtaaatttaatcagagaagtgagaaaatgcagaaagaaaggaaaacagtgaagcaagacaaaaataacaatagtttagccattaaataaAGTCAAGGACCTATAGTTCCTCCtgaagggctatagataatatctgagcaatgtcctttgagctgttttgcagatactgaatctgccaccaggtggaagaagttaactgtatgctgcccacaagcaatTAGACCCCAGACAGGATGGAAACAGAAGGTTGACGATGTTGACTCTCAATTaactcaccaccaaccaatcagaagaatgtccacgagctgatcatgcACCCCACAGTCCCACCTTCCTCGCcctgtcttttaaaatctttccctgaaagccatcagggaattTAGgccttttgagcactagctgcttGGACCCCTtgtttggtgccctgcaataaatggtGCACTTCCttcacaacccagtgtcagtagattggctttattgTGCAtgggcaagcagacccaagtcTGGTTCAGTAACAGTGCTGCAAAAACAAATGACTTTTTGGGGGTATATCAAATATTAAAACGAGTTAAGtctgaagagaaaaatatcagaacTCTCTCTCCTGACTCCTTTGGTTCTGAACATGGGTGGTgaagaaaattaaggaaataagagAGGTTCAGTGTTGAGAgacaaattaaatacatttaaatatatttcaacttCATTTAACATGTTTCAACATGGTGTAGGTACCCTACTTGGCTTTAATTTGGTGGGGGTGTCATCTGAGGTGGCAAGACCTGGAAGCACCCCAACAGACTAACTGCACCCAGGAAAAAGAACTACTTATGTTCTTGAGCAGTTGccttgtggggaggagggggaggggtcccACATCCTGTAGTGTGTGGGGTGTACTGCACGAGTAGCTCTTCTCCACGTTCTTGTGAGGCCACAGCCTGTAGTACGTGTGTGCAGTAACAGATTTCCATGCCCATTATATCTCCAACCACCCCCTCAATCTAAAACTAACATATTGTATAACCAGAATTTAGAGAGGGCTACTCAGGGCTGGAAGGAAATAGGAAAACACAAGGCACATGATTTGAAGAGAAGCCAAAGTTCCAATTTCTCAGAGAATGTGAACGAAGGAAACATGTTCTGCTTGGACAAATATAAGGTTCTTGCACTTAAAAATGCTGGGTAGGATACGTAGTTCTAGTAACACTGGCTGAACAGCAAAGTACAGACGTTTTCACTCTACCCATCTGAGGAACAAGGGCAATCAATTCACTGTGTAGCATAATAAAGTGCTTGGTACTTAAATACTTCAAATGAATGATTTTCCAGTGAGGGAACTTATCTGAATAACTCTTACTATATCCTGAGAATATAAAAGTAAGAGTGATGTTAAAAATAAGTGTTTAGAGTACAAGCATGCGATTGAAGACCTCATTTAATGGGGATCTTTCCTGTGGACCCGCTGGTGGATGTGGAGGTTGGAGCTCTGGCTGAAGCCCTTCCCACACTTGCTGCACTCGTAGGGCTTCTCTCCGGTGTGGACTCTCTGGTGGATAAGGAGTTTGGAGCTCTGGCTGAATCCCTTCCCGCACTTGCCGCAGTgatagggcttctctccagtgtggacTCTGAGGTGGATGCGGAGGTCTGAGCTCTGGCTGAAGCCCTTCCCGCACTCATAGCACTGGTAAGGCTTCTCCCCCGTGTGTGAGCACCGGTGGATGTGAAGGTTTGAACTCTGACTGAAGCCCTTCCCACACTCTCCACACTTGTAGGGCCTCTCCCCCGTATGGATGCGCTGGTGGATGTGCAGGTTGGAGCGCTGACTGAAGCTCATACCACACTCCCCGCACTCATAGGGCTTCTCTCCGGTGTGCACTCGCTGGTGGATATGCAGTTTGGAGCTCTGGGTAAAGCCCTTCCCGCACTTGTCACATTTGTAAGGCTTCTCGCCTGTGTGGACTGAGTGATGAATGAGCAGACTTGAACTCCTTGTGAAGCCCTTCCCACACTTGTCGCACTTATAAGGCTTCTCATCTGCGTGGACTTCGCGGTGGATGAGGAGACTTGAGCTTCTCGTGAAGCCCTTCCCGCACTGATCACATCTGTAGGGCTTTTCTTCTGTGTGGTCCCTCTGATGAAGGACTAGCTCTGAGCGCTCACTGAAGTCCCTACCACACTGACTACATCTGTATAGTTTCTCGGCAGTGTGGATTTTCTCACCTGGGTGACCACCTGGGCTGGTGGTATGTATTTTCCCACAGTCATAATGGGTACAGGGCTTCTCCTCTGTATGAGCTCTCTGATGACTACGACTGATCACCCATGATTTCCAACCACACATGTCCTTGTGGTTACAGTCAAAGGGATCCAAGGATTCTTTCGACTGGCCAATCTGGCATATTGTCTCACCTCTGAATGAGGGCGAGACCACTTCTTTTACATCAGACACAAGTTTATTTTGAAGTTTCTCTGAACAATGGTCGATGGGAGGACTTTTCCCCTCTGAGATTTTCCTCTCAGTGCTTTCTTCAGTTACAAACAGACTTTTGCTTTCCTGAGGATCTTGGGGCTCATTCTTACAGAACGTCACTGAGGAGTCCTGTGTGGCCATTTGGCTTGGGACTTTCAAAGACAAATATTCTTCACTTTCCATGTTTTTTAAATCATCACTCTGAAGAGTCACCaaactgcttttgtttttggaaataTGAGAAGATGCTTCTCCCCACTTTTGACAAGTGGGAAGATCTAGTTCAGGGTTCCTGTACACTGAAGATTCACAATTTAATCCTGACTCCCAGTTATTGTACTGGCCATCTCTTCCAAAATTTGCCAGGAGGAAAGCTATTCAGGTAAGAGATAACCTAAGTCCTTTCTGTTGATTCTCCACAGAATTTTCATTCAAGTCTCCTAGGGAACAAAGAGAATTCAATGATAACAAACAAAGGGTAGATTTCAAGATTTCAGAACTGGAGTGCCTAAGGTAACTAGCAAAAAGTTCAGTCTTGTCCTTATAGTCATGTCCTTTGGGTTAATGTCAGGAAGGGAAAGGGCTTGGGTACACAAGACAGAAATCTTGTCTCTGCTTTTAAGTAAAGCCAATAGAAGTATTCATACCCTAGCCCTGCAGAAGGCTATGGATCCCACATCCTTGCCACATTTCATTTCACTTTACTTCGTTTTaattaaatttgcatttaattGGTAATCTaataggtgctggggatacaaagaagaaaatagaaatcctTTTGCTTGACACACTAGAGTCTACTGGGAAGAAGGACAAATAGGTCAACAATAATACCGTGTAAGTGCTACTATAGATGCATGCACACCCAGTCATGGGAGCACAGAGTAGGGGCATTCAGCTCAAACCTTGGGGAAGATTTCTGGGAGcaaatgtaaggaaaaaaaaaaaagtgaaatgtggAGAGAGAAAATATGACATGTTCAAAGGGCTTGGTGTGTACTCAGAGATCCCCTCAGAGATGTAAAGCTATTAAAGGATTACAACTGGGAATGAAACGACTGACTTTGATTATAAACACCATCAGAAATGAGCAAGACTttaaggtagagagagagagctgcTGTAGTGAATCAGAAGAAAAGTGATAAGGAGGATAGTTacggagagaaagggagagattcATTCTAAATCACATGATGACTGACTAAACTCAAAAGGGAAAGGAGGCACCAAGCATGATCCTCAAGTTCCTTGAGTGACTTAGGTATGGGGGTACTATACCATAACATAGGGAATCAATCTCCAAGGCTGGAGTGGGGAAGGGTGACAGATAACAAACTCAGAATCTGACTTGTTTAATTTGTGCTGTTGGTGGAACATTCTTGCACTGTTCAGTAAGCAGCGAGATACATGGGTCTGGAACTCCTGGGAGAGAACTGTGCTAGGAATACAGATTTTAGACTTACTATAGACGGTCCCTGACTTATGATGGCTTGACTTacgatttttcaactttatggtGGTGTGAAAGCGATGTACATTTAGTAGAAAcagtactttgaattttgatcttttcctgggctagcagTATGCTGGACAatactctctcatgatgctgggcaacGGCAGCAGCCACAGCTCCAAGCAAT
Coding sequences within:
- the ZNF239 gene encoding zinc finger protein 239 translates to MESEEYLSLKVPSQMATQDSSVTFCKNEPQDPQESKSLFVTEESTERKISEGKSPPIDHCSEKLQNKLVSDVKEVVSPSFRGETICQIGQSKESLDPFDCNHKDMCGWKSWVISRSHQRAHTEEKPCTHYDCGKIHTTSPGGHPGEKIHTAEKLYRCSQCGRDFSERSELVLHQRDHTEEKPYRCDQCGKGFTRSSSLLIHREVHADEKPYKCDKCGKGFTRSSSLLIHHSVHTGEKPYKCDKCGKGFTQSSKLHIHQRVHTGEKPYECGECGMSFSQRSNLHIHQRIHTGERPYKCGECGKGFSQSSNLHIHRCSHTGEKPYQCYECGKGFSQSSDLRIHLRVHTGEKPYHCGKCGKGFSQSSKLLIHQRVHTGEKPYECSKCGKGFSQSSNLHIHQRVHRKDPH